The following are encoded in a window of Roseimaritima ulvae genomic DNA:
- a CDS encoding ankyrin repeat domain-containing protein, with the protein MDLIKRTLPIWISTLVVVIVGSASAWWWTPAEPSPPPPPNLATALSNLLLFDDPEELERLVIFGRPIVDTDNWRAEHFFHSERAQEVCAAISAHDYQRLRRLLRESGVDCNLRGEGRAGLTLLHWAYAEHDLEAFKILLEAGASPDLPTTDWLLLRTRTSLATGDSILFATLRHGRYDFFLEAFAYSQDVDETGGGNEQLLHVLLAPDEPSNYERFGLSSEDILADMLRTGMTIDIPNKYCSYPTHLAAQNRRTSLCLMLLKAGASPTLENGSGQTIVDILAARADTLSGWNGPGKPREGFVELLIWLKKHDMELPGTLEAVLDESAVAQESAL; encoded by the coding sequence ATGGACTTGATAAAACGCACTCTACCAATTTGGATCAGTACCCTCGTGGTGGTTATTGTCGGGAGTGCGAGTGCTTGGTGGTGGACTCCCGCCGAGCCGAGCCCTCCGCCGCCTCCTAATCTTGCTACGGCGCTGAGCAACCTTTTGTTGTTTGATGACCCGGAGGAACTGGAAAGGCTCGTCATCTTTGGGCGTCCTATCGTGGATACAGACAATTGGCGGGCTGAGCACTTTTTTCATTCGGAACGCGCGCAGGAGGTGTGTGCGGCAATTTCAGCTCATGATTACCAGCGGCTCCGTCGACTGCTGCGGGAGTCCGGTGTCGACTGCAACTTGCGAGGTGAGGGCCGCGCGGGCCTGACGTTGTTGCATTGGGCCTATGCCGAGCATGACCTGGAAGCGTTCAAGATCTTGCTCGAAGCCGGCGCAAGTCCTGATCTTCCCACGACCGATTGGCTGCTCTTACGGACGAGGACGTCGCTAGCTACTGGCGACTCGATTTTGTTTGCGACCCTTCGTCACGGACGATATGACTTCTTTTTGGAGGCGTTTGCGTACTCTCAAGACGTCGATGAAACCGGCGGCGGGAACGAACAGCTGCTTCACGTATTGCTCGCCCCTGACGAGCCGTCGAATTACGAACGATTCGGTCTCTCCAGTGAAGATATTTTGGCGGACATGCTTCGCACCGGAATGACGATAGATATTCCCAACAAATACTGCAGCTACCCTACTCACCTAGCCGCGCAAAACCGCCGCACGTCGCTGTGCCTGATGTTATTGAAGGCTGGCGCATCGCCCACTCTTGAGAACGGAAGTGGGCAAACCATCGTGGACATTTTGGCAGCGCGCGCCGACACGCTCAGCGGGTGGAACGGTCCCGGAAAACCGCGGGAAGGGTTTGTCGAACTGCTGATTTGGTTGAAGAAGCATGACATGGAACTACCCGGCACGTTGGAAGCGGTGCTCGACGAATCTGCTGTAGCTCAAGAGTCTGCGCTATAG
- a CDS encoding DUF1559 domain-containing protein yields the protein MQTKRRRGFTLVELLVVIAIIGVLVGLLLPAVQAAREAARRMSCGNNLKQIGLAMHNYHDSLGTFPTGSSSCCWGTWLPLILPYIEQENLSDLYVDWSNTSGARYSHAPNTTNVTTRRLAAFTCPSDLPNAPLANITSHSYAVNYGNTGYSQQATLNGVVFGGAPFAPRLGKNFGFRDVLDGTSTTLMVAEVRQGQRSDLRGFSWWGDASGFETYLGPNSPLPDRIYSSGYCYEIPGMPCAVSSTTNPTTFASRSLHPGVVQAVNCDGSVQTYGETIDLNVWRARSTTQAGEVVSEN from the coding sequence ATGCAGACCAAACGCAGGCGGGGCTTTACACTCGTTGAACTATTAGTAGTCATTGCAATTATTGGTGTTCTCGTTGGTTTACTGCTTCCCGCCGTGCAAGCGGCACGCGAGGCGGCAAGACGCATGTCGTGCGGCAACAATCTAAAGCAGATTGGATTGGCAATGCACAATTACCACGATTCCTTGGGCACCTTCCCGACCGGCTCGTCTTCGTGCTGTTGGGGCACCTGGCTTCCCCTGATTCTCCCTTACATAGAACAGGAAAACCTCTCCGACTTGTACGTTGACTGGAGCAACACATCAGGTGCACGTTACTCACACGCTCCTAATACAACCAATGTCACGACTCGGCGGCTCGCCGCGTTTACCTGCCCAAGTGATCTGCCCAATGCTCCCTTGGCCAACATCACCAGCCACAGCTACGCGGTCAACTACGGCAATACCGGATATAGCCAACAAGCGACGCTTAACGGCGTGGTATTCGGAGGCGCCCCCTTTGCACCACGTCTGGGCAAAAACTTCGGTTTTCGCGACGTTCTCGATGGCACCAGCACGACCCTGATGGTTGCCGAAGTGAGGCAAGGTCAACGCAGCGACCTTCGCGGTTTTTCGTGGTGGGGCGATGCATCGGGCTTCGAAACTTACCTAGGCCCCAATAGCCCGCTTCCCGACCGCATCTATTCGTCCGGTTATTGCTATGAAATACCGGGAATGCCTTGTGCGGTTTCCTCAACCACCAACCCCACGACGTTCGCTTCACGCTCATTGCACCCCGGCGTGGTGCAAGCCGTCAACTGCGATGGTTCCGTGCAAACTTACGGCGAAACCATCGATCTAAACGTCTGGCGCGCCCGCAGTACCACCCAAGCCGGAGAAGTGGTCAGCGAAAACTAG
- a CDS encoding PVC-type heme-binding CxxCH protein, which produces MKSHLYSVGLIVCLALAVFAGQAGTLTAADQRAPEIEILQPGVRLTLVAEHPDIATPTGVDVDADGRVWAVACHTHFPPDDYPGPARDEILVFDADGTRHVFYDKTEQTMDLELGPDGWVYLSERDRILRVKDTTGDGVGDTEQTLAELDSEAVYPHNALSGLAWDPNGDLVFGLGENFAKPWTLTAADGSAIRGSDRGGVFRITAEGKRLHEIAQGLWNPFGVTVREDGEIFAAENDPGEYPPCKVLHIVPDGDYGYRRKYGGATPHPFVCWNGEMRGTLPMIHPSGEAPCGVVPLGRGLLMPSWGDHRIDFFPLQQQGASFTAKQISLVRGSRYFRPSCIARDRHRPSDGTLVYYLTDWVDGRYAVHGYGRLWKLEIALNEAGWSGPLDLPPPTAQATLAANLRRGTTNHTQAELFELSRHTDPFLASAALSTLTRLADQWKLAEFDTWSDADRVQAVLALRQATVNPQPWIDTLLSDEHADVQFETLRWLADEDLREYLPSVARLLSESDLSYEVFEAAVAAHTTLSGTPEVGLRNPDLLLARVRDTSSSPAIRAYALRLLPVRSTAPVKDETTPAATLPEQLSADLLTQLLDVNDSVLSLEVVRVLSLNPAKFSDLLTQIASDESATAALRAEAVRGLAAISTAHLPLLLELTRNRETSLREEALRALRTTKLTALQKAALQSVASEYPESADLVNAIIDPASLTTGRPAADDTAAWAKRLAAIETRADPAAGARIFHHAKIALCANCHRVDGRGTVVGPDLSHVGSRDEPAWLLEAILQPNRDIAPQFMPRAILLYDGTLHVGIRLRSYTNEQIRDALGRNHTFNRDDVESIEDLTTSFMPTGLPMTMTDRELRDLMAFLKTKK; this is translated from the coding sequence ATGAAATCACATCTTTATTCAGTTGGACTTATTGTCTGCTTGGCGCTTGCTGTGTTCGCAGGGCAAGCGGGGACGCTCACAGCGGCGGACCAGCGCGCTCCGGAAATCGAGATCTTACAGCCCGGAGTTCGGTTGACGCTGGTCGCCGAGCATCCCGATATTGCTACGCCGACCGGCGTGGACGTGGATGCGGACGGACGCGTTTGGGCCGTCGCTTGTCATACCCACTTTCCACCGGACGACTATCCAGGACCCGCACGGGACGAAATCCTGGTGTTTGATGCCGATGGAACTCGTCACGTGTTTTACGACAAGACCGAGCAAACCATGGACCTCGAACTCGGACCGGACGGTTGGGTCTATCTGTCCGAGCGTGACCGAATACTGCGGGTCAAGGATACCACTGGCGACGGCGTGGGCGATACCGAGCAGACGCTCGCGGAACTGGATTCGGAGGCGGTTTATCCACACAACGCACTGTCCGGCCTGGCTTGGGATCCGAATGGGGATCTTGTGTTTGGACTGGGGGAAAATTTTGCCAAGCCTTGGACGCTGACCGCCGCAGACGGATCGGCCATCCGCGGCAGCGATCGCGGAGGTGTCTTTCGCATCACTGCCGAAGGCAAGCGACTTCACGAAATTGCTCAGGGACTTTGGAATCCGTTTGGCGTTACGGTCCGCGAAGATGGCGAAATTTTTGCCGCCGAAAACGATCCCGGCGAGTATCCTCCCTGCAAGGTACTGCACATCGTGCCAGACGGTGATTATGGCTACCGCCGCAAATACGGTGGCGCGACGCCGCATCCCTTTGTTTGTTGGAACGGAGAGATGCGTGGCACACTGCCGATGATCCATCCGTCCGGGGAAGCGCCCTGTGGAGTGGTTCCGCTGGGACGTGGGTTGCTGATGCCGTCCTGGGGCGATCACCGCATCGACTTTTTTCCGCTCCAGCAACAAGGTGCCAGCTTCACCGCCAAGCAGATCAGCCTCGTTCGTGGCTCGCGTTATTTTCGGCCGTCGTGCATCGCGCGGGATCGGCATCGGCCATCCGACGGTACGCTGGTTTATTACCTCACCGATTGGGTCGACGGACGCTATGCGGTGCACGGTTATGGGCGGTTGTGGAAGTTGGAAATTGCTCTGAACGAAGCCGGTTGGAGCGGCCCGCTGGATCTGCCACCGCCAACGGCCCAAGCCACGCTGGCGGCGAACCTGCGGCGCGGAACCACGAACCACACGCAAGCCGAACTGTTTGAGCTGAGTCGTCACACGGATCCGTTCCTGGCCAGTGCTGCACTGTCCACACTGACCCGTCTGGCCGATCAGTGGAAGCTCGCTGAATTCGATACCTGGTCCGACGCCGACCGAGTTCAAGCCGTGCTGGCTCTCCGCCAGGCGACCGTCAATCCTCAGCCTTGGATCGACACATTGCTGAGCGATGAACACGCCGACGTCCAATTTGAGACGCTGCGCTGGCTGGCAGACGAGGACTTGCGAGAATACTTGCCGTCGGTTGCCAGGCTGCTGAGCGAAAGTGATCTGAGTTACGAAGTTTTTGAAGCGGCGGTTGCTGCCCACACCACGCTCAGTGGCACGCCGGAGGTCGGGCTTCGCAACCCCGATTTGTTGCTCGCCCGTGTGCGAGACACATCCAGTTCTCCCGCGATTCGAGCCTACGCGTTGCGGTTGCTGCCGGTGCGTTCGACGGCACCGGTGAAGGATGAGACCACACCTGCGGCGACGCTCCCCGAGCAGCTCAGCGCCGATCTTTTGACGCAACTGCTCGACGTCAACGACTCGGTGCTCTCGTTGGAGGTGGTGCGGGTTCTAAGCCTCAATCCGGCGAAATTCAGCGACTTGTTGACGCAGATTGCGTCCGATGAATCCGCCACTGCCGCGCTCCGCGCCGAAGCCGTACGCGGTCTGGCAGCGATCTCGACGGCCCACCTGCCGCTACTTCTTGAGCTGACTCGCAATCGTGAAACGAGTCTACGTGAAGAGGCACTTCGGGCGCTTCGCACGACGAAGTTGACGGCGCTACAGAAAGCGGCGTTGCAATCGGTCGCGAGCGAATATCCGGAATCCGCCGACTTGGTCAACGCGATCATCGACCCCGCGTCGCTGACCACGGGCCGTCCTGCCGCGGACGACACGGCCGCTTGGGCGAAGCGTTTGGCGGCTATTGAAACGCGCGCCGATCCTGCGGCCGGTGCGCGGATCTTTCATCATGCCAAAATTGCCCTGTGCGCGAATTGTCATCGTGTGGATGGTCGCGGCACGGTCGTTGGGCCCGACCTCAGTCATGTTGGTAGTCGCGACGAGCCGGCTTGGCTGCTCGAGGCGATTCTGCAACCCAATCGTGACATTGCTCCGCAGTTCATGCCTCGCGCGATCCTGCTTTATGACGGCACGTTGCATGTCGGCATCCGGCTGCGTTCTTACACCAATGAACAAATTCGTGATGCGCTGGGGAGGAATCATACTTTTAATCGCGATGACGTCGAATCAATCGAAGACTTAACAACGTCGTTCATGCCCACCGGCCTGCCCATGACGATGACCGATCGGGAGCTGCGTGATTTGATGGCGTTTTTGAAAACGAAAAAGTAA
- a CDS encoding cellulase family glycosylhydrolase has product MRHLLIAITFCWIPTVCAETLPTVRVANNGEHFVRGDADERFVVWGVNYDHNGDGELLDDYWIERWDDVVEDFSEIKQLGANCVRIHLQLGKFLEAPDRANQAALDQLAKLLKLAERQGLYLDITGLACYHKANIPDWYDLQSEQERWRTQAFFWESVAEVCRDSPAVFCYDLMNEPILAGKQPASDWLGGELAGKFFVQRLTLDLADRTRQAVAKAWVDQMVEAIRKHDDQHLITVGVIPWVFVFGGGKPLFYSSDVGERLDFVSVHFYPQKGQVAKAITALQAYNVGKPLVVEEMFPLKCTEAELTDFVNHSKGFADGWISFYWGATSKQLREADDATIGHAITASWLERFSSMAEEMKQPVGE; this is encoded by the coding sequence ATGCGCCACCTTCTGATTGCAATCACGTTCTGTTGGATCCCAACTGTCTGTGCGGAAACGCTGCCGACGGTTCGTGTCGCGAACAACGGCGAGCATTTTGTTCGTGGCGATGCGGATGAGCGGTTCGTGGTGTGGGGCGTGAACTACGATCACAACGGCGATGGCGAATTACTGGATGACTACTGGATCGAGCGATGGGACGACGTCGTCGAAGACTTTTCCGAAATCAAACAGCTTGGTGCCAATTGTGTCCGTATCCATCTGCAGCTTGGCAAATTTCTCGAAGCTCCCGATCGAGCGAACCAAGCGGCCTTGGATCAACTGGCGAAACTGCTCAAGTTAGCCGAACGTCAGGGGCTGTATCTCGATATCACGGGCTTGGCGTGTTACCACAAAGCCAACATACCGGACTGGTACGATCTTCAGAGCGAACAAGAGCGGTGGCGAACGCAGGCCTTCTTTTGGGAATCGGTCGCCGAGGTGTGTCGCGACAGTCCAGCCGTGTTCTGCTACGACTTGATGAACGAACCGATCCTGGCGGGCAAACAACCCGCGTCGGATTGGTTGGGCGGGGAACTTGCTGGCAAGTTTTTTGTGCAACGGTTGACGTTAGACTTGGCGGACCGAACACGGCAAGCGGTCGCCAAAGCTTGGGTCGATCAGATGGTGGAAGCAATCCGTAAACACGACGATCAGCATCTAATCACCGTCGGCGTGATTCCTTGGGTGTTTGTGTTCGGCGGAGGAAAGCCGCTGTTTTATTCTTCCGATGTGGGCGAACGACTGGATTTTGTGTCCGTGCACTTTTATCCTCAGAAAGGTCAAGTTGCCAAAGCAATCACCGCACTGCAGGCCTACAACGTCGGCAAGCCGCTGGTGGTCGAGGAAATGTTTCCGCTGAAGTGTACAGAGGCGGAGTTGACCGATTTTGTGAATCACTCCAAGGGCTTCGCCGACGGCTGGATCAGCTTTTATTGGGGCGCGACGTCCAAGCAATTGCGGGAGGCCGACGACGCAACCATTGGCCACGCCATCACCGCTTCATGGCTAGAACGATTTTCATCGATGGCGGAAGAAATGAAGCAGCCCGTGGGCGAGTGA
- a CDS encoding DUF1559 domain-containing protein: MQSCKHRTIDLNEETPVTNYGKKLVAKSSTRRGFTLVELLVVIAIIGVLVGLLLPAVQAAREAARRMSCSNNLKQVGLALHNYHDTHGTFPFGSRERAGTFGPSWWAGLLPYVEQNALFDSLDLGLAHGGWSANSGVLTGQPVPAMVCPSFPGETAGGYYGSNWDSKSTYSGIAGAAEFNSPLYTEGRVGLCCDCCTHTGPQNDGLIAAGGVLIANKTIKFRDITDGTSNTLAVGEVGGIMFTANAGAYSTINHHRIEMSAAGHHGWLMGTNGGGITPTRRVFNLTTVRYQPNSTNYDRPGISLNFGVNNPLISTHPGGVMAVAADGHVTFVAETMDLTMLKFKATRDDGQVVEEG, encoded by the coding sequence ATGCAATCGTGTAAGCACCGAACTATTGATTTAAATGAGGAAACACCAGTGACGAACTACGGGAAAAAACTAGTGGCCAAGTCATCTACAAGACGCGGGTTCACGCTCGTTGAGTTGCTGGTGGTGATCGCCATCATCGGGGTGCTGGTGGGCTTGCTGTTGCCGGCCGTCCAAGCCGCTCGTGAGGCGGCTCGCCGGATGTCATGCAGTAATAACTTAAAACAAGTTGGACTGGCCCTTCATAACTATCACGACACGCATGGAACGTTCCCCTTCGGTTCGCGCGAACGAGCAGGCACCTTTGGCCCGTCGTGGTGGGCAGGCTTGCTTCCATATGTCGAACAAAATGCCCTGTTTGATTCGCTCGATCTCGGGCTCGCTCATGGTGGCTGGAGTGCAAATAGCGGAGTGCTGACTGGGCAGCCTGTCCCGGCAATGGTTTGCCCGTCGTTTCCCGGCGAGACGGCCGGTGGATATTACGGTTCCAACTGGGACTCCAAATCCACCTACTCAGGAATCGCCGGAGCTGCTGAATTCAACTCGCCCTTGTATACCGAGGGACGCGTCGGGCTTTGTTGTGATTGCTGCACGCATACCGGCCCGCAGAACGATGGGCTCATCGCCGCCGGCGGTGTGTTGATCGCCAACAAGACGATTAAATTTAGAGATATCACCGACGGCACCAGTAACACGCTGGCAGTTGGCGAGGTCGGCGGAATTATGTTTACCGCAAATGCGGGAGCCTATAGTACCATCAATCATCACCGAATCGAGATGTCGGCAGCAGGGCACCACGGCTGGTTGATGGGGACGAATGGTGGAGGCATCACACCCACGCGACGCGTCTTTAATCTTACAACTGTGCGGTATCAACCGAACTCGACAAACTATGACCGTCCGGGAATCAGTCTCAACTTTGGAGTCAACAACCCGCTGATCTCAACACACCCTGGCGGAGTCATGGCAGTCGCAGCGGACGGGCACGTCACGTTTGTGGCGGAGACGATGGACCTGACCATGCTGAAGTTCAAGGCAACCCGAGATGACGGCCAGGTCGTTGAGGAAGGTTAA
- a CDS encoding PQQ-binding-like beta-propeller repeat protein: MFRFSFTIAASLLSCSACFPAFSQSTGNWPQWRGPAGTGVAVDANPPTDWSETKNIRWKTSVPGRGHSTPIVWGDKVFLTTAIPVGPKLPPKPSGRPGAHDNLPVDSEYRFVVLAFDRDDGQLIWDKMVRQAVPIEGAHHTASLASASPVTDGTHVFAHFGTQGLYCLDFDGKVVWSKQLGTMHTKHGHGEGSSPALYGDTLIVNWDHEEQSFLVAIDKTTGTQLWRRDRDEVTSWSTPIIVELDGTTQVIVCGTDRVRGYDITSGETIWQCGGLSANIVATPVAADSILYVGSSYEKRAMMAIQLSDARGDITDSDQVLWMRTRGTPYVPSPLLYDDSLYYLTHYQNVMTRIEAKTGVDAPGALRLGPLGNIYASPVGAAGRVYVTDLDGVTLVLSHSQIPRMIAVNRLGEKVSASAAIVGEEIFLRGDKHLFCISN, from the coding sequence ATGTTTCGCTTCTCATTCACGATCGCTGCCTCGCTGCTGAGTTGCTCGGCGTGCTTCCCGGCGTTTTCGCAATCGACAGGGAATTGGCCGCAGTGGCGCGGTCCCGCAGGGACGGGCGTGGCGGTCGACGCCAACCCGCCGACCGATTGGAGCGAAACAAAAAATATCCGCTGGAAGACGAGCGTTCCGGGCCGCGGCCATAGCACGCCGATCGTTTGGGGGGACAAAGTTTTTCTCACCACAGCGATACCCGTCGGCCCCAAACTGCCGCCTAAGCCGAGTGGCCGACCAGGTGCCCACGACAACCTGCCCGTTGACAGCGAATACCGGTTTGTGGTGCTGGCATTCGATCGTGACGATGGGCAGCTGATCTGGGACAAGATGGTCCGTCAAGCCGTTCCGATCGAGGGCGCACACCATACGGCAAGCCTCGCGTCCGCTTCACCGGTTACCGACGGCACGCATGTGTTTGCACACTTCGGAACCCAAGGGTTGTATTGCCTAGATTTCGACGGCAAGGTCGTCTGGTCGAAGCAGTTAGGAACGATGCACACCAAACACGGACATGGTGAAGGCAGTTCACCAGCACTGTATGGCGACACGTTGATTGTCAATTGGGACCATGAAGAACAATCTTTCCTTGTCGCCATCGATAAGACAACGGGAACGCAGCTTTGGCGACGCGACCGCGACGAAGTCACGTCGTGGAGTACGCCTATCATCGTGGAACTTGATGGCACGACGCAGGTGATCGTGTGTGGTACCGACCGGGTTCGCGGCTACGACATCACGAGTGGCGAAACGATCTGGCAATGCGGCGGATTGTCAGCCAATATCGTCGCGACTCCCGTTGCCGCAGACAGCATCCTGTACGTCGGCAGCAGCTACGAAAAACGTGCAATGATGGCGATTCAACTCTCGGACGCTCGGGGCGACATCACGGATTCAGATCAGGTTCTCTGGATGCGGACGCGTGGCACACCCTACGTTCCTTCTCCTTTGCTGTACGACGATTCGCTGTACTATCTGACGCATTATCAAAATGTGATGACGCGAATTGAGGCGAAGACCGGAGTCGACGCCCCCGGAGCCCTGCGGTTGGGGCCACTGGGAAATATCTACGCGTCACCGGTGGGTGCCGCGGGGCGGGTGTATGTCACCGACCTCGACGGCGTGACGCTGGTGCTCTCGCATTCACAGATCCCACGCATGATTGCCGTCAATCGGTTAGGAGAAAAAGTCAGCGCGTCGGCCGCAATCGTCGGTGAGGAGATATTCCTGCGCGGCGACAAACATCTGTTCTGCATCTCCAACTGA
- a CDS encoding calcineurin-like phosphoesterase C-terminal domain-containing protein: MLKPSALLLLFFAFSAFPYALFAAETATGVVFHDQNANGHRDEGEPGVEGVRVSNGEVVVLTDGDGRYELAIEGDTILFVCKPRGWIYPVDDNHLPKFYYIHKPNGSPDDDFRYKGSEPTGPLPESVDFALRPFQAPNVIRAVLIGDPQPTSIEEVQFFGRDIISELVGVDAEFGVTLGDIVGNQLELFQPMIEMHGLAGIPWHNVVGNHDINFHAHDDQHANETFHKFYGPSDYAFQYGDVHFLAMDNIVYHGREQQGYHGGLDKRQLAFIENYLKTVPEDHRILIGTHVPLTNGTPNGEQPTPELKRVLELLSRFPHTASFSAHTHVNAIYHLGSEYGYHPHEHGVHIHHNVGTASGTWWKGPLDSRGIPMTTMRDGTPNGYAIASFDGPKMTVKWKAANHEEKYQMNIFVADAIAADEVESEKGEVLVNVFNGSHSSHVKMRVVGHSNWVAMKHEHRHDPHYARQQAIDEATPMEGTGRLNKPQESTHIWAGKLPSGLPAGTHLVEVQAEDAYGHVFTDKRPFRVQ, from the coding sequence ATGCTCAAACCATCCGCCTTGTTATTGCTCTTCTTCGCTTTCAGTGCGTTTCCGTACGCGCTTTTTGCAGCCGAAACAGCCACCGGCGTAGTTTTCCACGACCAGAACGCAAACGGTCATCGAGACGAGGGCGAACCCGGCGTCGAAGGCGTACGCGTTTCCAATGGCGAAGTGGTAGTGCTCACTGACGGGGATGGTCGATACGAACTTGCCATCGAGGGTGACACTATCCTCTTCGTCTGTAAGCCGCGTGGATGGATCTATCCAGTCGATGACAATCATCTCCCGAAGTTCTACTACATCCACAAGCCGAATGGTTCGCCCGATGATGACTTTCGTTACAAGGGAAGCGAGCCAACCGGGCCGCTGCCAGAGTCCGTTGACTTCGCGCTCCGTCCGTTCCAGGCACCTAATGTGATCCGGGCAGTGCTTATTGGCGACCCACAGCCAACCAGCATCGAAGAGGTGCAGTTTTTCGGCCGCGACATAATCAGCGAACTTGTTGGCGTCGATGCCGAATTTGGCGTCACGTTGGGGGACATCGTCGGAAACCAGCTGGAGTTATTCCAGCCGATGATCGAGATGCATGGCTTGGCGGGGATTCCGTGGCACAACGTGGTCGGAAATCACGACATCAATTTCCATGCCCATGACGACCAACACGCCAACGAAACGTTCCATAAGTTCTACGGACCGTCCGATTATGCCTTCCAGTACGGCGACGTTCACTTCCTGGCAATGGACAATATCGTCTATCACGGACGCGAGCAGCAGGGCTACCACGGCGGTTTGGATAAACGTCAGCTTGCCTTTATAGAGAACTACCTGAAAACGGTGCCGGAGGATCACCGGATCCTGATCGGAACGCACGTCCCGCTGACGAACGGAACCCCCAACGGTGAACAGCCAACGCCGGAATTGAAACGAGTGCTTGAGCTGCTTTCACGATTCCCGCACACGGCATCGTTCTCGGCCCATACGCACGTCAATGCGATTTACCACCTGGGTTCGGAGTATGGGTACCATCCCCACGAGCACGGCGTCCATATTCACCATAACGTCGGCACAGCATCGGGAACTTGGTGGAAGGGGCCGCTCGATTCCCGCGGCATCCCGATGACGACGATGCGAGACGGAACGCCCAATGGTTACGCGATTGCGAGCTTCGACGGGCCGAAGATGACCGTGAAGTGGAAGGCGGCGAACCATGAAGAGAAATACCAAATGAACATTTTTGTTGCTGACGCCATTGCTGCTGACGAGGTGGAAAGTGAAAAGGGAGAGGTTTTGGTAAACGTCTTCAATGGCTCGCACAGCTCTCACGTAAAGATGCGTGTTGTGGGCCACAGCAACTGGGTTGCGATGAAACACGAGCACCGACACGACCCGCACTACGCCCGGCAGCAGGCAATCGACGAAGCCACGCCAATGGAAGGCACAGGGCGGCTGAATAAGCCGCAGGAGAGCACGCACATCTGGGCTGGTAAGCTGCCGAGCGGCTTACCGGCGGGCACCCATTTGGTCGAAGTTCAAGCTGAAGACGCTTACGGGCACGTCTTCACAGACAAACGCCCATTTCGTGTTCAATGA
- a CDS encoding GNAT family N-acetyltransferase, giving the protein MSDLAVDVAQQGQGIGRELVRLTHEEAGLDTRLILLAAPAAASYYPHIGMQ; this is encoded by the coding sequence TTGTCCGACCTAGCGGTTGACGTGGCCCAGCAGGGTCAGGGAATTGGTCGCGAGCTGGTTCGCTTGACTCATGAAGAGGCGGGGCTCGACACGCGGTTGATCTTGCTGGCCGCCCCCGCAGCAGCCAGCTACTACCCGCACATCGGAATGCAGTAA